Genomic DNA from Dysidea avara chromosome 10, odDysAvar1.4, whole genome shotgun sequence:
GTGTCGATTTAAAGCCATAGAAAGACGTAGGTGTGGCTGTGAACTTTAGCAACGCATTCTTTTTTCTTCCTAGATGATCGCTAGTAACATCGCACGTAACATGATGGTTAGCGAGATGGGCAGATTTCACAGGAACAAGTTAGCAATTCCAGAGGAGCGACCAGAGGACGAGGAGTTCAACCCGTACAAGATGATGACAAGGTCGAGGCGACAAAGCGGCGAAGTGCATCTCCTGGAGTCTCCACCACCAGCCCCACCCACCCGCACAAGACGGAGCAGCAAACTGTTCACAGCTACCAGCAACCCGACTCTGAAGTCACGGAACTTTAAATGTTACGGGGACATGAAGAAAGATACGACAAAGCAACTTAGGTATGAAGATCATTTTGTATGCTACTATGCTTGTAATATATTCTAGCACTACCTACAGCAGTGGAAAATTTTACACATTTTTTAGTTGTAATATATTGCAACCGTGTATAGTTTACCCTTTAGGCTGTCGGTTCATATCATCATGCAGCCGTGTCATGAAATTGTATACATTTAGGAAGATGAATAGTACCGCTGCTAACAGAATTGCCTCTCCAACTGTCATCAAAAGCAATCCTGTGTTTCAGTATGCCAACGATGAGAATGTATCACAACTTGTATCAGGCAAGCCACGATCCAGGGAGGAAGACTTAAAAATAGCCATCCTAGAGTTGGCCCAGCTCGGTAAGTAGCTAACTGTGCATGCAGTACTGAAATTATTCAATATCTACTTTTGTGTGCAGGAGAACATTATGTTGGCAAAAGAAAAGCACCAAAAATGAAGAACAAGAAGGTTGATGGGCCAGTGGTGAAAGTGAGTTACTATTTTTATCATGAGGATACATCCAGATGTTATATTATTATCGTCAATATGCGTGTTTCCAGATCCCAAACTTGAGAGTGTTGCACAAAAAGACAAGGACACGACGATCTGGAAGTGCTTTAGCAGTCAAAAGTCCTCTCTCTTCAAAAGAAGTGAAGCACTACATGAAAGAACTAAATGCACAAGATGTACATTATTAATGAGATGTGTTAGTGTATTATGTGTGGTAAAGTTTGTATAATTTCTGTTATATATTAACATCCAGTGACAAAATTATTGTAATAGAGTGATCAGCATTACATAATCCAGATACCTGGTTGGTAAGGCATGCTCAACCAGGCGATTAATCATGTTCAGTCAATTTTGGTTTTTATAACCATTCTAAAATAATTGACTGTTTTTTTAGAGCATGCATGACTGAAATATACCAGTAACTAGTTGTGTGCATAACAATTCTTCAACACACTTTTTCTTGACAGATTCTTATTTGATCCAATCCCCCACCCCCATGCATGAGAGACACCCACTCACCTCAGTATAGCCAAGGGATATACTGGAGAAGTGATTTATTTAGAATAAATCCTAAAGAGGTTGCATGGGCCACCAACAATAGCAGGGACCTGAGTCTTTTCTTATCCTAGATGCAATGTGTGGACTGTGTGCACTGTGTCATTGGCTTGCAAGGCCAACTCAAGGCTGCATGCACCACATGCACGATCAGGGTCAGGGCTGCTATCATTATAGTCACACCACCACAGTGGTACATTATACCAGGCGCACTACGAGGAGGTTGGTAGCATAGGCCCcttcaca
This window encodes:
- the LOC136269092 gene encoding uncharacterized protein; its protein translation is MIASNIARNMMVSEMGRFHRNKLAIPEERPEDEEFNPYKMMTRSRRQSGEVHLLESPPPAPPTRTRRSSKLFTATSNPTLKSRNFKCYGDMKKDTTKQLRKMNSTAANRIASPTVIKSNPVFQYANDENVSQLVSGKPRSREEDLKIAILELAQLGEHYVGKRKAPKMKNKKVDGPVVKIPNLRVLHKKTRTRRSGSALAVKSPLSSKEVKHYMKELNAQDVHY